The Kitasatospora sp. NBC_00374 genome has a segment encoding these proteins:
- a CDS encoding RecX family transcriptional regulator — MHHPDQSPGRSEEPGDWGPPDWFAAVAEPEPEPGRAVTPGSAALPEPVLDLSELMPASQLPGGRRRRRSAVADETAGPAGAPVEPTAESFAGPSAGPGARERRQRRDGPSAAEPAESADPETRARDICLRLLTGAAKTRKQLGDALRRREIPEEIAEQVLDRFEEVGLIDDGAFAEAWVESRQGRRGRRALTQELRTRGVSGDLVEQAVAQVDSEDETDSARALVDRRLRSTRGVERQARIRRLVAMLARRGYPEGLAFRVVLAALADEGGQDEDSSDGGDW, encoded by the coding sequence ATGCACCACCCCGACCAGTCACCGGGCCGCTCCGAGGAGCCCGGTGACTGGGGACCGCCCGACTGGTTCGCCGCCGTCGCGGAGCCGGAGCCGGAGCCCGGGCGGGCTGTGACGCCCGGGTCGGCCGCACTGCCGGAGCCGGTGCTGGACCTCTCGGAGTTGATGCCCGCCTCGCAGCTGCCCGGCGGGCGTCGGCGTCGGCGCAGCGCGGTCGCCGACGAGACCGCCGGTCCGGCCGGCGCCCCCGTGGAGCCGACCGCCGAGTCCTTCGCCGGACCGTCCGCGGGGCCCGGTGCGCGTGAGCGCCGGCAGCGGCGGGACGGGCCGTCGGCCGCCGAGCCGGCGGAGTCCGCCGATCCGGAGACCAGGGCGCGGGACATCTGCCTGCGGTTGCTGACCGGTGCGGCGAAGACCCGGAAGCAGTTGGGCGACGCCCTGCGGCGGCGGGAGATCCCGGAGGAGATCGCCGAGCAGGTGCTCGACCGCTTCGAGGAGGTCGGGCTGATCGACGACGGCGCCTTCGCCGAGGCCTGGGTGGAGTCGCGGCAGGGCCGCCGCGGACGACGGGCGCTGACCCAGGAGCTCAGGACCAGGGGAGTCTCGGGCGATCTGGTCGAACAGGCCGTGGCCCAGGTGGACTCCGAGGACGAGACCGACTCCGCGCGGGCGCTGGTCGACCGCAGGCTGCGGAGCACCAGGGGTGTGGAGCGGCAGGCCCGGATCAGGCGGCTGGTCGCGATGCTGGCCCGGCGCGGTTACCCGGAGGGGCTGGCCTTCCGGGTCGTCCTGGCGGCGCTGGCCGACGAGGGCGGCCAGGACGAGGACTCCTCGGACGGCGGCGACTGGTGA
- the rny gene encoding ribonuclease Y produces MTIATEAGSGPVLLGAGLVLALALCLVLVAGWMMLRQRRTELDRREERLAAELGRLHLQEDELATRSAELVVAEAELRELEAGHRQALERVTGLTAAQARAEIVREVETEARREAAVTVRELERAARAEGELRAREIIAVSVQRLATEQTAESVTTVFPLPNEDMKGRIIGREGRNIRAFEAVTGVNLVVDDTPGVVQLSCFDPVRREAARLTLEALVGDGRIQPARIEEVHERSRAEVERLCVRAGEDALLAVRVGEMAPELVRALGTLRYRTSYGQNVLGHLVESAHLAGMMAAELGVQPEPVRRAALLHDIGKALSHEVAGSHAAVGAEFARRHGEPPEVVHAIEAHHGEVEPGTVEAVLVQAADACSGGRPGARRESVETYVRRLERLEEIARGYDGVSKVFAMQAGREVRVMVQPELVDDRRAQVIAREVARRVREELTYPGQIRITVVRESRATEFAR; encoded by the coding sequence ATGACGATCGCGACTGAAGCCGGTTCGGGGCCCGTTCTGCTGGGAGCCGGTCTGGTGCTGGCCCTGGCGCTGTGCCTGGTGCTCGTCGCCGGCTGGATGATGCTCCGTCAGCGCCGGACGGAGCTGGACCGGCGCGAGGAGCGCCTGGCCGCCGAGCTCGGGCGGCTGCACCTCCAGGAGGACGAACTCGCCACGCGCTCGGCCGAGCTGGTGGTCGCCGAGGCCGAGCTGCGGGAGCTGGAGGCCGGTCACCGGCAGGCGCTGGAGCGGGTCACCGGGCTGACGGCGGCCCAGGCGCGGGCGGAGATCGTCCGGGAGGTGGAGACCGAGGCCAGACGTGAGGCCGCGGTGACGGTGCGGGAGCTGGAGCGGGCGGCCAGGGCCGAAGGGGAACTGCGGGCGCGGGAGATCATCGCGGTCTCGGTCCAGCGGCTGGCCACCGAGCAGACCGCCGAGTCGGTCACCACGGTCTTCCCGCTGCCCAACGAGGACATGAAGGGCCGGATCATCGGCCGTGAAGGGCGCAACATCCGCGCGTTCGAGGCGGTCACCGGCGTCAACCTGGTGGTGGACGACACCCCGGGGGTGGTCCAGCTCTCCTGTTTCGACCCGGTCCGCAGGGAGGCCGCGCGGCTGACCCTGGAGGCGCTCGTCGGGGACGGCCGGATCCAGCCGGCCCGGATCGAGGAGGTCCACGAGCGGAGCCGGGCCGAGGTGGAGCGGCTGTGCGTGCGCGCCGGGGAGGACGCGCTGCTGGCCGTGCGGGTCGGCGAGATGGCCCCGGAGCTGGTCCGCGCCCTCGGAACGCTGCGCTACCGGACCTCGTACGGGCAGAACGTGCTCGGCCACCTGGTGGAGTCGGCGCACCTGGCCGGGATGATGGCGGCCGAGCTGGGGGTGCAGCCGGAGCCGGTGCGGCGCGCCGCGCTGCTGCACGACATCGGGAAGGCGCTCAGCCACGAGGTGGCCGGGAGCCACGCCGCGGTCGGGGCCGAGTTCGCGCGGCGGCACGGGGAGCCGCCGGAGGTGGTGCACGCGATCGAGGCGCACCACGGCGAGGTCGAGCCGGGCACGGTCGAGGCGGTGCTGGTGCAGGCGGCGGACGCGTGCTCGGGTGGGCGGCCGGGGGCCCGACGGGAGTCGGTGGAGACGTATGTGCGCCGGCTGGAGCGGCTGGAGGAGATCGCTCGCGGGTACGACGGGGTGTCGAAGGTGTTCGCGATGCAGGCGGGGCGCGAGGTGCGGGTGATGGTCCAGCCCGAGCTGGTGGACGACCGGCGGGCCCAGGTGATCGCGCGGGAGGTGGCCCGGCGGGTGCGGGAGGAGCTGACGTACCCGGGGCAGATTCGGATCACGGTGGTGCGGGAGAGCCGGGCGACGGAGTTCGCGCGCTGA